CATTAACATTCAAGGATAAGAAAAACTGGACACAATAACTTTTCTAGTTTATGGGAACAAGTGCCAGCAGTTACTCTATCCTATGGTTGAATAATGTGTGTACCGACGGCAATTAATGGAAATAACTGGGAAAACTAGATAATTTTTCCAAATTAAAGTAACTTGCGCTAATTGTCAAGATTATAAGCATGATTTTTTGCCTCAATTAAAGTTGAGGCAATAGTAGTTGAGCGCAATACCATATTCATGAGGGTTTTTTGTGAATCAGCTTCTAAACCATTTTCACAAGGACGCCGTTGAATGTAACTACCATTGGGTTGTAATTCCCATGCTAGGCGGTTATCTGCTAGCATAATTCCTAATATTTCTTGCAAATCTTTGGCAATATCTGGGTCTTGCACTGGGGTAATTACTTCGACTCGTCGATCTAAATTGCGGCGCATCCAATCAGCACTCCCAATATAAATTTCCTCCTGGCCATTGTTATAGAAGTAAAAAATGCGGGAGTGTTCTAAAAAACGACCAATAATGCTGATAATGCGAATATTTTCACTAATGTCTTTGAGTCCTGGACGCAAGCAACAAACGCCGCGAATAATCAAGTCAATTTGCACTCCGGCGCGGGAAGCTTCGTATAAAGAAGCGATGATTTGCGGATCGACTAGGGAATTCATTTTGGCAACAATGCGCCCGGAAAATCCATTTTGAACATTTTCGATTTCCCGATGAATTAGGTCTAAAAAGCGATCGCGCATATTCACCGGAGCAACTAATAATTCTCGATAAGACTTTTGTCGGGAGTAGCCGGTCAAAAAATTAAATATATCGGTGATATCAGAACCCAAGTCTTCACGACAGGTAAATAATCCTAAATCTGTATACAATCGTGCAGTTTTTGGGTTATAATTACCAGTACCGATATGCACATAGCGACGCATCCGGTCTTTTTCGCGTCGTACCACCATGACAATTTTGCTGTGGGTCTTTAGCCCAACCAAACCATAAACAACGTGAACCCCCATTCTTTCCAGACGCCTTGCCCAGTAAATATTATTTTCCTCATCAAACCGGGCTTTTAATTCCACTAGTACAGAGACCTGTTTACCATTTTCTGCAGCATCAATTAAAGCATTGACTATTGGTGAGTCACCAGAAGTCCGGTAAAGGGTCATCTTGATGGCTAGTACATTTGGATCATGGGCGGCGTGGGTAATAAAGCGGACTACAGTTGCCGAAAAGGATTGATAGGGATGGTGTACGAGTAAATCCTTTTCGCGAATGACAGCAAAAAAGTCTTTTCCTTCCTCGACTTCCGACCCATCGGAGTCGATGCTAGGTTCGCGCAGGCGTTGCAGGCGGGCTGGGACTACAGACTGACGTGGAGGGTCTTTGAGTTCGCTTAGGGGTAATGCCATAAAGTACATTAAATCCCGTAATCCCAAGAGTCCATCTACTTCATAAACATCGCTTTCTGTCAAGTCCAAATCTTGTAATAATCGCGATCGCACTGCTTGGGGAGTCTGGGATTGAATTTCTAGCCTGACGGTTGTCCCACCCATGCGCCGTTTGCGGAGTTCTTGTTCAATCGCCAACAGCAAATCATCGGCTTCATCTTCTTCTAGAGCCAAATCGGCGTCACGGGTAATGCGGAAGGGATGATATTCTTGGATATTCATGCCCGGAAATAGGGATTCCAAATTATGGGCGATCGCCTGTTCTAAAGGTACCCCAGTCCAGTTGGCTGGTTGTCCGTTGTGGTTAACTCCCAACTCTGGCGGTAAAGGTAAAAATCGCGGTAGAACTTTCGGGACCTTGACCCGCGCAAAAAATTCTTCTTCAGTTTCTGGGTTTTTGATCATCACAGCCAAATTCAGGCTGAGATTAGAAATGTAGGGAAACGGATGGCTAGGGTCAACAGCTAAGGGTGTCAGAACGGGAAATATTTGTTCTTCAAAATAGTGATCTAAATAAGTCCGCTGTTTCTGAGTCAAATCTATGTAGTCCAGAATGTGGATACCGTGATTTGTTAACAAAGGTCGCAAGACTTGCTCAAAATGCTGGTGCTGTTTGGTTACTTGGGGGCTAAGGGTAAACCTAATATCGTCTAACTGTTGTTGTGGCGTGCGTCCATCGGGAGTTAACAAGCTGACCTTGGCTTCTACCTGTTGCTTTAAACCTGCAACCCGCACCATAAAAAACTCATCTAAGTTAGAGCTGAAGATTGCCAAAAACTTGAGCCTTTCTAGCAGGGGCGTTCGCTGGTCGCAGGCTTCATGCAACACCCGGCTATTAAACTCCAACCAACTTAACTCTCGGTTGATGTAGTATTGCGGGTCACTCAGATTGATGATAGGAGTGACGCTCTTTTTCGATTTTGGCATGGTGTCCTCTGGGCAGGGGGTGCAACCCATTCAATTGGAGAATAATCAATATCTTAATTGAACAAAAATGTTTCGCGCAGTCCCCACCTAAAAATACTATAAAAATATTTACATTTTAGGTGGGGTAAGCGAAACCAGTATAAAACGCGCAGCAACAATTATTCTTTCATGCTATCATTCTAATAATTAGTTTTTGCGGTACTGTAAAAGCTTTACGGCCGGAGACATAGACCAATTTCACTAATTATTTATAACCAGTAAAAAGTCATTATATTCATAATACTTTTTACTAGGGTGTTCGTAAGCGAAAGTTCTAACGACACACTGAGAACGCCAGTAACCCTGGTAACGCTCAAGAAGTATTACAGCTTCTTAGCGCACGAATCCCCATCTATAATCTTTGATTTAGATGGGGTGCGTTCAAATCAGACTCAAAGTACCGCTGCGTCAAGGCTTGATCTAATACCAACAAGACTTACGCGGCGAGGCTATTCGTGGAGATCGGGCATTTTGGGCATTGGTTAATTTTTCTTGCTCCATAACCTAAACCCGCTCAAAACCTACGCAGTATTGAATCATAACCAATTCCAAAAATCCTAGCCACACATCGAGAATCTGTAGGGGCGCAAGGCCTTGCGCCCCCAACACTCCTCGGTTAAGTCCAAAGGCGCCAACTGAACCTTGTCTCGCTCCCACGCAGAGCATGGGAGCGAGATATAGTGGGCAGCCGCCTCAAGGACGGATGAGTTGAGGCAGAGCCTCATGATAGGCATTTCCAGCCAGAGGCTGGAAACGAGACTGCCCAAGGTTTTTAGCTTACAGCAATTTTCACTCATTTGAACCACAGATCTTCGTAGGGGCGCAAGGCCTTGCGCCCCTACCCTGTGGTCTATTTACCTGAAAATGGCTGTAAGTTGACACCAATGAAGGCCTTGCGCCCCCAACACTCCTCGGTTAAACCCAAAGGCGCCAACTCAACCTTATTGATCTATTGAATAGATATTTCAATACATGTAATGGTTGATTTGTCAATAGTATAACTCATCACATCTATCAGGGGTTATGCATAACAATGTTCAAAGTTCGGTATTTGTGCTGAGATGCTTCCGTGTTAGCAAAGTTATATTTAAAACGTAAATCGGACATAACAAGAGGAGCTTGTTAACCATGAAACTTTCAATAATCATCAAAAGCAGCGTTTGTGTATTAGGTTTGGTCAGTGCAGCAAATTTATTGGCGGCGCCTGCAAATGCAGGTCAAGCTTCTGCTCGCGCTGCTGCTACAGTTAGCAGAGCTGATGGTATAACTGAAACCGTGAGCGGTGAAGTGGTGTTACCTAGCGGTATGTATTTTAAGCCAACTACAGGAACTTTAAAAGTTACACCTGAGATAAATGGTGTGGGAGAGACTACTGAAAGCATAACATCTCTAGCCTTTGACGCAGGTGCAGTTGAGATTATATCGAACGTCACAGGTGCAAATAGTCCAAATATCGAATCAGCCATTGTCAAGATTATCGAGGGTATCAACGCTGGTACTACAGCCAGTAAATTTCAAGATATCACAGCCATTATCAAAGCAGCTGGTGGTACTAATGGCTTCGTCGGCTTAGAATAGACTGATTTTTGCCTTGTATAAAATGACAAAAGCGTGAAAACCCATCGGTTTTGAGCCGTGGGGTGAAGGGTGACTGGGAAATAATCTTTCAGACCCTGGATGGATATTGCATAGATGTAGATGTTTGGGTATTGTCGGGGCTATTGCCTACAGTAAATGGTAAATAAATGTTTACCTATATGCTAGGTATATGTATGAAAGAATTTGGTAATTCTGAATAAAGCTCCTTGGCTGACTACGCTTTAAACCTTAATGTCATGATTTGTTAAGGTTTAAAATAGGGAGCAATTAAATAATAATTGCAAAATATTATATTACTCACAACCCTGGTTTCTTTAAGAAGCTGGGGTTGTGATTTTTGCGGGAGAGGAGACATACAGCCAATACTGCGTAGGTTTTGAAAATCGCAAAGCGTGAAACCCTTGTAGAGAAGTTACATGTAACGTCTCTACATTCGTTAACCGAGCAGTATTGAGCGGGAAACGCTATATACAAATTTTTTGTAGTCTATTATACGAAGTTTTTTAGTAAATAAGAGGTATATTGCACAATCAAAACAAACAACATCAACAGTGAATAAATGATGAGTAGTCGATTGTGCCAATTATCTAAAAATATTACAAGAAGCTTTTATCTGTTAGGTTTGGTAAGTGTAGCGAATTTTATAGCTGCGCCAGCAAATGCTGATCAAGCAGTTGCGCGTGGGGCTGTGACATTAGTTTCACCTTCGGGCGCTTATCAAAGTATTAGTGGCGAAGTGTTTTTACCAAGTGGTATGTATTTTAATTCGGGAAACAATCCTACTTTAATAGTTACGCCTACGTTTAGTAATACAGGAACAACAAATGAAAGGATATCTTCTCTGTCTTTAAGAGTAGGACAAGCTACTGAAATCATAACTAATAACGCCACCTCTTTGCTTTCTAAAACTCCACAAACAGTAAATAATACAACCACAATTGAAAATACATCTGCTCTAATTCAGTCGATTACTGGTGATCAAACCCCGTTAGGGCCTATGGAATAAAGGATTTTCAGGGAATAACCACAGATACTTGTAAATGAGTAATGAGTAATGAGTAATGAGTAATGAGTTAGGAGTTAGGAGTTAGGAGTTAGGAGTGATGAGTGATGAGTGATGAGTGATGAGTGATGAGTGATGAGTGATGAGTGATGAGTGATGAGTGATGAGTGATGAGTGATGAGTGATGAGTGATGAGTGATGAGTGATGAGTGATGAGTGATGAGTGATGAGTGATGAGTGATGAGTTAGGAGTGATGAGTTAGGAGTGATGAGTTAGGAGTGATGAGTTAGGAGTGATGAGTTAGGAGTGATGAGTTAGGAGTGATGAGTTAGGAGTGATGAGTTAGGAGTTAGGAGTGGATTATTTTTTATTTTTCTTTCAACTTGTTGATTGAAGTTGTTAATATATTAATAATTCTTTCATTACTCATTACTCATTACTCATTACTCATTACTCATTACTCATTACTCATTACTCATTACTCATTACTCATTACTCATTACTCATTACTCATTACTCATTACTCATTACTCATTACTCATTACTCATTACTGATTACTCATTACTCATTACTCATTACTGATTACTCATTACTCATTACTCATTACTCATTACTCATTACTCATTACTCATTACTGATTACTGATTACTCATTACTCATTACTGATTACTCATTACTCATTACTCATTACTGATTACTCATTACTCATTACTGATTACTCATTACTCATTACTCATTACTCATTACTCATTACTCATTACTCATTACTCATTACTCATTACTCATTACTCATTACTCATTACTCATTACTCATTACTCATTACTCATTACTGATTACTGATTACTCATTACTCATTACTCATTACTCATTACTTAAAAACTATAACTACCTTGAATTCTCACGTCAAATCCATTTTCGCCTGTACCAATTTGAGCATCTAAAAATAGATTGCTGTCTGGAAGATTATACCTAAAAATACCTCCATAGTTTAGTCCCTCAACTCGACTACTTAAACCGAGATTGACTGTACTGTAGTTTTTGACATAAGCGCCAACAGAAAAATGTTGATCCAGTTTTTGC
The Gloeotrichia echinulata CP02 DNA segment above includes these coding regions:
- the ppk1 gene encoding polyphosphate kinase 1; this encodes MPKSKKSVTPIINLSDPQYYINRELSWLEFNSRVLHEACDQRTPLLERLKFLAIFSSNLDEFFMVRVAGLKQQVEAKVSLLTPDGRTPQQQLDDIRFTLSPQVTKQHQHFEQVLRPLLTNHGIHILDYIDLTQKQRTYLDHYFEEQIFPVLTPLAVDPSHPFPYISNLSLNLAVMIKNPETEEEFFARVKVPKVLPRFLPLPPELGVNHNGQPANWTGVPLEQAIAHNLESLFPGMNIQEYHPFRITRDADLALEEDEADDLLLAIEQELRKRRMGGTTVRLEIQSQTPQAVRSRLLQDLDLTESDVYEVDGLLGLRDLMYFMALPLSELKDPPRQSVVPARLQRLREPSIDSDGSEVEEGKDFFAVIREKDLLVHHPYQSFSATVVRFITHAAHDPNVLAIKMTLYRTSGDSPIVNALIDAAENGKQVSVLVELKARFDEENNIYWARRLERMGVHVVYGLVGLKTHSKIVMVVRREKDRMRRYVHIGTGNYNPKTARLYTDLGLFTCREDLGSDITDIFNFLTGYSRQKSYRELLVAPVNMRDRFLDLIHREIENVQNGFSGRIVAKMNSLVDPQIIASLYEASRAGVQIDLIIRGVCCLRPGLKDISENIRIISIIGRFLEHSRIFYFYNNGQEEIYIGSADWMRRNLDRRVEVITPVQDPDIAKDLQEILGIMLADNRLAWELQPNGSYIQRRPCENGLEADSQKTLMNMVLRSTTIASTLIEAKNHAYNLDN